From the genome of Nicotiana sylvestris chromosome 1, ASM39365v2, whole genome shotgun sequence:
GCTTCTTTCAGCTACCACCCGCTTCCAAGTGAGTATCTACACATGTTATGCCAGGTGAGCAACAAGAGGTTTTTAATACGAGTGGTAATATAGTTCGGGGAATTTTGGGGACACCGAACAGTTTAAGTAGGAAACTGACAAAAATGTGATAGTTTAAGAGGGTTTTACATCTtgcttggatggttgttacgcatcgtttcataatgtTTCGTATCGTActatattgtattgtactgtatcgtttgataaatattatgtttggatagattgtgtcgtttgtcatcgtttcatgatatcacgcaacagcaatatgaagaataaacttgcaatattataaagaaaaattatgatacaaggtaaaattactatataaaaaagtagggtaaatgataaaataaaataatttaataataataaagggtgagattgagagaaaaagacaaggtaacgacgcgaccacaccaaatcggtcgttacataaagtgacacatttcgtcgttatgtaacgacggatttaacgatacgatacaataaaatttaagtaacaatcaaaataaatattgtatttaaagtaacaatacgatacgatacaatgagtaacaaccatccaaacaagctgttagggTATTAACtcttttattaatattattatatcGCATAAGTAGACTTGATCGGAAGAATTACACTGAGATATAGTGATTAAGAGAcgcaaagaaaaagagaaaaaaactcTAAGCAAAATGTGAACCTCGCAAATCACTCGATTATGAATGAAATTACAACCACTGTGAAATTGTAACACTAATCTTACACTCCCTGAATATAAttaaacaaacaaaatacaaaaaataatatttcgtTAATACCTATTTGTTTGTCTTAATCTGACTTGATAGGACAGAAGTTTTAAAGTGatttatatattttattaaatattattaTATTGCGTAAGTATACTTGATCGAGTGAATTACACTAGAATGTAGCGATGAAGagacgcaaaaaaaaaaaaaaaaaaaaaactaaaaaactaTAAGCAAAATGTGAACTTGCAAATCACTTGACTACGAATGAAATTACAACCACTTTGAAATTGTAACACTAATCTTACACTCCCTGTTTTATTAGAAGTATCTTTTTTTAATTCCTGGATTTATTAGGAGTatctatttatttaattttagatGAAATTATAAGGGgaagaagaggaaaaaaataTAGTACTATATAGAAAAAGGACCGTTGCGAGCGAAAGGATCGGTTGTAACGGATAGTTTCCTTCAAAAGCTATACCAAGAGTCTCTGCCCAACAATTTCTTCACTCCCTCTTTCTTTAGAAATCAATTCATATTCAAGAAACGCCCTAATTTCTCTGTCTCTGTGCTCTATAGATTTCAGCGCTTGATAATAGTGCAAATTCTCGCGGCCATTTGATCAATTACTTTGTTTACTTCTACAAGCATTGTAAAGATATTATTTCCATTAACTTAATTATTCTGGAGAATGGATTTGGGTTGTTTTGATATGGGTTGCATTGAAAAGAAGCCGATGAATCACACTGTTTCTACTTCGGAGAACAGTCCCTCCGCTTCTACAACGGCTACTTCCAAACTCGGAAAGGTACCACCCATTCCCATTTTTTTCCAGCTCttagaaattaatttattttctcaaatttcctttttttttttttttttttttttatagttGGGTCTTTTCTGATTTTGTGAGGTTTTCCATAACCCTTGTTCTAATTAGGAAGAAAGATTTAGTttggacccccccccccccccaggtAATCTTGATTCTAATCTATCGTTAGCCACTTGGTTAAAAAATGTGATTTTGCATGTGGGTATAACGGTAATGACGAAACTTAACTCTTCGTTAGGATTGAGCATAAGTGGAAAAAAAGTCAATTGTTAAGTAGGATTCATGAAAATGTAAGTTTAGGCATAATGGCATATAGTATGATATATCAGGTCTTCACTTTAAAAGGTGTATTTTCCATTATTTCATTATGTTCTTGTTTTTGAGGAGTGCACAACAACAGAATCAAAGAAAGTGGCCAAATgaaaatatttgctttaaaaactTCATTATTAGATATCCACTTAGGTTGGTGTTTTCCAATTTTGGTTTTTTCATTTGGTTGTTTATGCATAGTGCAGATTAAGGCAATGAAAGAAACTGGTCAGTCAAATGTAGTTACTACTTTTAAACAAAATCACATGAATGGTCACTTTGATTGGTATATTTCCAACTTTGGTATTTTCATTTTCATGTTTCGGATAGTGCAGAACAAGGCAATCAAAGAGGGCTCCCTGTCGAATTTAGTTGCATTGAAATTTTTTCTCAGATGTTCGCTTTGTTTGGTGTTTGTTCAGTTTcggtttttcatttttttgttttggaATTGTGCAGACTAAGACAACGAAAGAAGGTGGCCAAtcaaatttagtttctttaaacaAATCTGCATCACAAATTAGAAAGCCCCCTCATCGCAAAACTTCGCCTATAAATTGGTTCCCTCGCAAGAAAGTGGATTCCTATttgaagagaaaaataaaaatgctCCAGGTATATTTATATGCCTATGCATTCTTTTTACCGTCAATATACAGATGTGTACTAATAGTGTTTTGGCCTGTTACGTAATTTCAGGAAGTGGATGGAATGAACTCAACCCTTGACGAGACTTTGGGGGATGCTAATCCCCACTATTGTAGAGTTTTGAGGGAAAAAATTGCAGTAAGAGAAGCTGCTCAAAGAGCTGTAGAAGCTCGTAAGGCTGCACTTGTGGAAGCATCATGGTGCCGAATACTTCAAGCAGCAAGGTGAGCTTTTTAATATTCACATACGCGTAGTTGTTGTTACACTTGCGTTTGATCCGGGGATTGAGGCTCCAAAAACGGTTCTTCCTGATACTATATCTGAAGTAGTTGTTTCAATTCCTTAAGGATATGCAACTGAAACAAGTTCTTGCTAATGGGAAAAAAGGGGGGGTTAGAACATGGGGGCTATTCTTATTTTATCGGAGGGGTTAGTAGTGTTTTTGGTTAGTAGGTAATCGTGTGTTTTCCTTGTCCAACCCAGTAGTATTAGGATTAGTCTTGTACTTTCTTATTTTTCGAGATTTTCTATTACTGCATGTAGTTTCTTTCGCTTTGGTTTTCTTGTTATCTTGCTGATGTTATGGTCTGTTGCTACTGCTTCTTTTTGCATCTTTCCTtgtgccgagggtctatcggaaacaacctctctaccttcttAAAATAGTGTACGCAGACTCCACTCATGGGATTACacttggtttgttgttgttgttgtttgaattAGCGACTCCTTATCGTATTTTATTCTGGTTAGAGATTTGTATATCTGTATGAGAATAAGTTGGAATTTCAGTAAATTGATTTGCTGATTATTTGGTATTGGAGTGAAATGTGCAAATTGGATACATAAAATTAATATAGCCAATCCTAACTTGTTTGTGATCGAGACGTTGTTGAATGATTGAAAAAGAACTTACCTTTTTGGTATCTGCCATACAggattgattgtaaagaagcAGAACAACTGCTGATAAaggcagaaaaattttctgcaGAAGCTTTTGAAGCTGCAACAGCTATTGGAGTAATCTTGTATGACATTCCTGATTGCTCACAGAAGCATTACAAAATAGAAAAGTCGCCGGCAAAAGGAGGAGGACCCACCACTCATACAGTTAGAACATCTTTTGAAACTGCATTTGAGGTAGATAAACAAGTAGCAACTGCACTTAAGGCTGCCCTTCTTAAACTTGCTAATTGCCCTTCCATGAACAAAGATGAAGTCAAGGAACTGCTGCACAGAATAAGTCAGAACCCTGAAACAGACGATAATCATCAAGAACTGTCTGAGTTCTCTTCAGAATGTGAATCAGATACAGCTTCTGAATTTGAGAGCCTTTGTTCTGAAGTCACAGATTCAGAGACAAAATCCGTGCAAAGGAAATATAAAAAGAGGCAAGCATGTGAAAAGTTTAATATGCCAAATCTTGTGGAAATGATGCTGGAAAGACTTAGATGTTTGCAAGAAGATGAACTTGCATCTCTTGCCACTATAGTTGCAACGTGTGGGTTGAACGCTGCTCTAGCTGAAGCAGAAAAGAGCAAACCGCATGTTTCAGGGTCCGCTGCTGATGACAAATCAGAATTATCCATTGGAGAAGGAGCAGTTGACGGGTATACTTTGGATGGGAAGACAAGCAGGACAAATGAGGAACTTCCGAGCCTCGATAAGTTTCTGGTGAAGCGGTTAACAAGACTTGAAAGGGAGGTATTAGAAGCCAAAAATGCTAGGAGTGAAGCTGCGGAAAAAAGTGAACAAACGCGAGATAAATCTGGTAATAAAGTGGTTCATGATTCAGGCCATGATCTGGCAAGTATTCTCAAGAAGCCTTCTTCAAAATTTAAAAAGGAAATTGAAGAGGCCAAGAACAACTCCGAAGTGTTGTTAAAAAGCAAGTGTAAAGCTTCAAATAGCAATGTGCATTCATCTGAGGTTCCTGACTTTGGCAGTGTGCTCGTTAAGCACTCCTCTAAGCTTGAGAAAGAGATTGAAGAGGCTAAGAGGAAAATTGGTGAAATAGAGGGCAATAATTCAAACAGATTGGGTACTGTGGCAATTGGTCGAAAAAAGGAACATGAAATGGAAGTTCCTAGACTAGAAGATTATCTGGTGAAACATATGACAAGACTTGAAAAGGAAGTTCAAGAAGCAAAAAATAGGAAAAACACTGCAGAACCGATTGCCAATGCGTCTGAAACTACCTCATTGGTAGGAAAAGAAAATGTTGACCAGAACGTAAATCATGATACCAATACAGATGGAAATCCTTGTAATGGAGAACAACCATTAAAGCCAGCAGGCACATTATCAATCGAAGATGAAAACAAAGAAGCAGCGGATAGTTTGGACAAGATCCTAGTAAAGCCAGTTCATCGTTTGCAAAGGCTTAAAATGCAAGAATCATCCACAAGAAGTGACTACGTTGCACAGAGGCGTCAAAGAAAGATTGAAGCTAATGGTGCAACAGATTGCGAAAGTTTGGATAAGATTTTAGTGAAGCACGTCTCGAAGCTtgaaaaagagaaaatgtctCTTCATGCAAAGGAAGACAATTGGATGAATGTAAAGAAGAGGGACACGATTGGTAAACAAATGGAGAACAGTGAAGGCAGTTTGGATCAGATTTTGGTGAAACACAAGTCTAGACTTGAGAGAGAAAAGATGGCCGCTGTTAAGCAGGAGGATGATGATCAGATAAGACATTCAGTTACTCGGAAAGAGACGAGGGAGAGAGAGTTGCAAGAAGCTTGGGGAGGCTTAAGTCTTGGGAACTCTATGCGTCCTCATATGTCTAGACTTCAGCGGGACAAGGCAAGTGCACTGTTCTTTATTCATTATATAGTGCACTTTTATAATCAATCCAAAACTGCCTCCTATGACATTTTCATGTTCTTTCTGTAGGCTGCCTGGCAAAAGGCTGAAGAAGAGGAGAGGATGAGAACTGTGGAGGAAGTATGAAAATCTGAGCCATTTCACTTTCTTAGAATTATGCTTGTGCGACAGATTGAAGAATCTATGATCTGTTTTAGATTAGAAATTTCGTaaattctttgtttttcttctccCATGCTTTCGTACATTCTCGTATAGTGGTCTCGTGCTAGATCTTTTTTGGTTCTTTTTTGAGGTCAATGCAGTTAGAATGCTTACTTTGTTTTGCTTCAGAATGTGTCACTGAAGGTTACAATTTAAAGAAGAGTGGTGCAAATCTGTACAGAACTGTGATTTTGCCTAAATTCCTTTTCTGTTTTGTTTATGAATGAGCTGTAAAACCAGTAGAGATGTTTGTCTTCATCAGTTGGGAGTAACTAACCTGCTTTTATTGAATTTGTAAACTTGAATGAGTTGAACTTGGCTGAATTTGACGTGTGCCTTGCATCACCTTTTTTGTAACACTTGTTCACTTTCTATTGAGAATCAAGCCGTTATGTCCAGAGGCGGATGTCGTGCATCGTTGACGGGTTcaattgaactcataacttttGACGCGGAGtaaaaaatttatatgtaaaagtttattaaaattgtaaaaatagtaGATACGAACTCATAACCTTAAATATATAATGAGTTCAAAGCTAAAAACTTTAAAAGTTGAATCCATAGGATTTAAATCTTGGATGCGCTCTGGCGTCAGCTTCCTCACCAGTGACATGTTAAGGCCTAATATCAGAAATTATTGCATTTTCCCGGATAGTGTAAGTAATTACACACATAaaggataaaaagaaaaaaaagggcagctcggtgcactaagctcccgctatgcgcggggaaAAAAATTTGGCCGTATCTTATGTAGGCATTCTACTATAATAAAGTTGAAGTAAACCTAAAAATCATGTCTTGGAAAAAAAATCATGTAAAGGAAATTTTCTCAAAGAACCTGCAATACGAACTAGTGAGATTAAGTCTTAGTTGTTTATACACTTACGAAGTATGATGTTTGGCAAGAGCCATTTAGTCTAATTATACGCTTGTAGTTAGTGTAGGAAGAATGTCAGAATTcttttaacttttaatttttaGAGAACAAATATTGTGGAATAAATATAGAAGATTTATATAATCAAATCTAGCCAATTTGAAACTGAGACATCATTATTTGGTTTCATCAATTTGGGTCCAATAAAAGTTTGTACTAAAAGATTAAATTTCTACTTTAAGGAGTATCTTTTTTCCAAAATGATCATTAAATATAAATTACTTACTATAATAAAATCCAGCTTTTAACTTACTATACATTTTTCAGGGTGGAGAATTACATGATAAAGTTTAAAAAGAAGTCTTTTAGCTGGCACTCTGTTTTTTCCTCATCCTTTGCCAGTTAgttcttaatattaataaacCTTAAATGTTAC
Proteins encoded in this window:
- the LOC104210722 gene encoding uncharacterized protein, whose amino-acid sequence is MDLGCFDMGCIEKKPMNHTVSTSENSPSASTTATSKLGKTKTTKEGGQSNLVSLNKSASQIRKPPHRKTSPINWFPRKKVDSYLKRKIKMLQEVDGMNSTLDETLGDANPHYCRVLREKIAVREAAQRAVEARKAALVEASWCRILQAARIDCKEAEQLLIKAEKFSAEAFEAATAIGVILYDIPDCSQKHYKIEKSPAKGGGPTTHTVRTSFETAFEVDKQVATALKAALLKLANCPSMNKDEVKELLHRISQNPETDDNHQELSEFSSECESDTASEFESLCSEVTDSETKSVQRKYKKRQACEKFNMPNLVEMMLERLRCLQEDELASLATIVATCGLNAALAEAEKSKPHVSGSAADDKSELSIGEGAVDGYTLDGKTSRTNEELPSLDKFLVKRLTRLEREVLEAKNARSEAAEKSEQTRDKSGNKVVHDSGHDLASILKKPSSKFKKEIEEAKNNSEVLLKSKCKASNSNVHSSEVPDFGSVLVKHSSKLEKEIEEAKRKIGEIEGNNSNRLGTVAIGRKKEHEMEVPRLEDYLVKHMTRLEKEVQEAKNRKNTAEPIANASETTSLVGKENVDQNVNHDTNTDGNPCNGEQPLKPAGTLSIEDENKEAADSLDKILVKPVHRLQRLKMQESSTRSDYVAQRRQRKIEANGATDCESLDKILVKHVSKLEKEKMSLHAKEDNWMNVKKRDTIGKQMENSEGSLDQILVKHKSRLEREKMAAVKQEDDDQIRHSVTRKETRERELQEAWGGLSLGNSMRPHMSRLQRDKAAWQKAEEEERMRTVEEV